One genomic window of Actinoalloteichus hoggarensis includes the following:
- a CDS encoding alpha/beta fold hydrolase, which produces MPVAPTLVTVRQGHRLAIRRPRTDGVPLLLLHGFPCTSLIWSHTLGPLAEAGFDVVAPDLRGYGDSDFAPDAFYDFAAFDSDLVGLFDALGWDRVVVAGHDLGAMVAIDLANRHPDRVDRLVILDDSMPDLPDAFAAAGIPPGRPKPAVYDYQRRQGRHADELVAELNTPERRQRYIAEFFGHRMWCPPDAFDEADLALLTEPYADADRLRASFADYEVVMGTRPLSSPELIDRPVRQPTLMLIGRDQVTLGEHIEERSAIAFPEVVGPFWVSGAGHFLPWEKPTVVHRAIRSFCGDLLVS; this is translated from the coding sequence ATGCCTGTCGCTCCCACCCTGGTCACGGTCCGCCAAGGACATCGGCTGGCGATCCGACGCCCCCGCACGGACGGGGTCCCGCTCCTGCTGCTCCACGGCTTCCCGTGCACCAGCCTGATCTGGTCGCATACGCTCGGCCCGCTCGCCGAGGCGGGCTTCGACGTCGTCGCGCCGGATCTGCGCGGCTACGGGGATTCCGACTTCGCCCCCGACGCCTTCTACGACTTCGCGGCGTTCGACTCCGATCTGGTCGGTCTGTTCGACGCCCTCGGCTGGGACCGCGTCGTCGTGGCGGGACACGACCTCGGCGCGATGGTCGCGATCGACCTGGCGAACCGCCACCCCGATCGGGTCGATCGACTGGTGATCCTGGACGACTCGATGCCGGACCTGCCGGACGCCTTCGCGGCCGCGGGCATCCCGCCGGGGCGACCCAAGCCCGCCGTCTACGACTATCAGCGACGACAGGGCAGGCACGCCGACGAACTGGTGGCCGAGCTGAACACCCCGGAGCGCAGGCAGCGGTACATCGCCGAGTTCTTCGGTCACCGGATGTGGTGTCCGCCGGACGCCTTCGACGAGGCGGACCTGGCGCTGCTCACCGAGCCCTACGCCGACGCGGACCGGCTGCGGGCCTCCTTCGCCGACTACGAGGTCGTGATGGGCACCAGGCCGCTGTCGAGCCCCGAGCTCATCGACCGCCCGGTGCGGCAGCCGACGCTGATGCTGATCGGGCGTGACCAGGTGACCCTGGGCGAGCACATCGAGGAGAGAAGCGCGATCGCCTTCCCCGAGGTCGTCGGCCCGTTCTGGGTGTCGGGGGCCGGGCATTTCCTGCCCTGGGAGAAGCCGACCGTCGTCCATCGGGCGATCCGGTCGTTCTGCGGCGATCTGCTGGTGAGCTGA